CATTAGTCGCATTATTGTGCAGTTTTTAGGTAAAGCTCCTGCAGAGGAGACCATTTTAGGGCTCTATTGGACATATTAGTGCTGAATTATTAGAAATTATTAGTCTTCTGCACCGGGTACTTTCCCCTCCGTCTCCGGCACTAACAAACCGCACTAATGCTCCCAATTATAGGAAGCAGAATGGCAGGGTGTCTTAAAAATCGATAGGACCAGGCCATATACGCATATAAAAAGTGGTTGTTCTAGATGATAAATAAATTCTATAATAGTACAGTCTGTCAGCACTGTTGCTGTAGCAACGTATCATTCGAGTTCTGTAGTTCATGTCCTGTTTTATTTACAGGAAACCAAGACGCTCGCCGACATCGCCAAGGCCGAGCTGGACAACACGCACTTCCGCGGCCGTCAGATCCGCGTGCGCTTCGCCACTCACGGCGCGGCTCTGTCGGTGAAGAACCTGCCCCCGTTCATTTCCAACGAGCTCCTGGAGGAGTCCTTCTCCCTGTTCGGACCCGTCGAGCGCGCCATCGTGATCGTGGACGACCGCGGCCGGCCCACGGGGAAGGGCATCGTGGAGTTCGCCAACAAGCCCTCGGCTAGGAAAGCCCTGGACCGATGCTCTGACGGCGCCCTTCTGATAACCACGTAAGTTCCACACCGTGTGGTTTGTGCAggtttcattttgtttgtggCGGGACGATTCGACTGAGACGTGGCGTGTTGGTTTAATCGCAGGTTTCCTCGTCCAGTCACGGTTGAGCCAATGGAGCAGCTGGATGAAGAAGAGGGGCTTCCCGAAAGGATGGTCGGCAAAAACCCACAGTACCACAAGTGAGTGTTAAATGCGCCAACCTCTTGCCAGTTTTGACAGCCAACCCCCAgtatatacaaaaaaaatagaGAGATagcataaaatataaattaaaaatgcaattatattattatacagtatatataattctCTCGCTTCGTCTCAGGGAGCGCGAGCAGCTGCCGCGCTTCGCCCAGCCGGGCTCGTTCGAGTACGAGTACGCCATGCGCTGGAAGGCGCTGATGGAGATGGAGAAGCAGCAGTTCGAGCAGGTGGACAGAAACATCAAGGAGGCGCAGGAGAAGCTGGAGCAGGAGATGGATTCGGCACAACACGAGCACCAGGTCATGCTCATGAGACAGGGTGAGTTCAGAAAACTCAGCACTTTCCCCctgccccacacacacacctcttatATCGTGTTCCTGAGtctaattgtgtgtgtttttttgctcTTAGATCTGTTGAGGAGGCAGGAGGAGCTGAGGCGCATGGAGGAGGCGCACAACCAGGAGGTGCAGAAGAGGAAGCAGATGGAGATGCGCCAGGAGGAGGAGCGGCGCCGCCGGGAGGACGAGCTCCGCGCCCAGACCGAGGAGATGCTGCGGAGGCAGCAGGGCGCCGGAGCGTTCGCAGAGAAGGTGCGGAGACTTACCAGTAAACATGAACAGATGATGTTCAGTATTTAAGGAACATTGACATGATGATGTGACGTGCTGTGTGTTACAGAGGGAGCAGGACATGAGGATGCACATGGGAGGTGAGTACGACGGTCGTTTTGCAGTATTTTCAGCTTTTGCTCACACTTCACTCCTGTTCTTACTCGTTTTGCTAATTTTAGTCATTTACTAGAGGCGCACTCatcttttttatgtatttatctgATGGTTTAGTTGTATTAAGGCTGACGAATGCCTGGGAATTTACGTTAACGTAGCCCTCGTTCTTTTATCTTTCATCACGttcttgcatgttttttttaatgctagtGTTACTTCAGTTAAACTGAATTCCCTGTCTAAAGCCTGTACCCTCTGTACCCTCTGTACCCTGTACCCTCTTTCTAATCAAAGGTCAAGGCCTGCCCATGAACAGGAACCCAATGGGAGGAAATGCGACAGCACAGGCGGCACCCAACATGCCTAACGAGGTAACACGACGACCCCTCGacttgtttttaaatactgacGGATACGATAGTATATAGACCTTAGATTATTTTAAGTAAGCATGAGGATTCAATCACACAGGACTCATCACCGTTTGTAAATTAGACTCAACAAGCTCTAAAATATCTCTTCCCACGTGAGTTTTAATTAAGTAGTCGAAGAGTTCAGTCACAAAGACTTAAAAGATGGAAACTACAAACTTGGAACATAGTGAAGCttctcaataataataacaatgtcaCAAAATGCTACAGGATTTATATTGGTATAAACGATTAATAACACTTTAATGATCCCAACCCCAATtggtctaaatacttgggtaaaaataagctgtaattaggcacccaggtggtgcagcgggatattcggctagcacaccagcgcgaGATTCTGTTGATTGgtagaagagacgcctgtgcagaagtgaaatgtttatttatttgaataaaaaCATCTGATCTACTGTATATCAGCAAGTTTACAGAACCTCAGTCAGTCAGTGTGATCACCCTGATATCGATTAGGTTCTAGTTTTAGACTGGCTGATGATAAACTGTAGATTAATTTATTCCTCTGTCCGTTTGATGCACAGGGAACCGGAGCGAACCCGGGCGGTCTCCCTCTGCCGTTCCCTCGCCCCGGCCCGCCGGTGGACTTCAAGCGTCGCCGATTCTAACGGAGCGGGATGCACGActggagtgtttttttttttttattgtaactgTTTTTTACACATGCGATCACCATCTGTACGATATTTTTAAGTCCACACCATGGATTTAGTAGCTCGTCCTGTACACCTTATTCTTTTAACATGGAATTTGTTCTAAGTTTCTAaagttgattgattgatttttctTTTGGGTTTATTGTTCGTACGTTTTGTATAGTCCCTGTGTTTATTTGAATTAATgtggttctttttttcttatttgtatAAAATATACCCCATCCCCCCACCTTCTTCACcttcatgtattttttatatagtCATAGTTCTTTAATTTGTCAAATCTGCATTTCTATACGACTAACAATAAATTCAGGATTCCGTGGGAAGTTTCTGGCTCGGTCTTGGTGTTTCATGTGTTACTTTAAACAACTTTAGGGATTATTTGAATGgaatgcatatacacacacacaccacacatccATGTGATGCCGGAGCGGGTAAACACCAACTGCTGCTTTGGATGACAGGGTCCAGTTTTTATGAGGTTTTTTTTGTAGATAATGGTCGTATCAGGTGTGTTCCAAGCAAGTCTAATCATGGTGAGAACTAAAGTGTCTTAATAGTGCGCTGCAAAAGGTCACTAACACGGTGTGGTTCGGGACTCGGCCAGGAAAACCCGTGATGGTCACTAAATAACACGACAATTAAATATGAAGGTCCGTCACATAATGAGAAGACTGCGGTCGAAAATATACTTCGGTTTAAGCGGCAACGTGTGTTGtagcattataataataatataataatataaaggaGGTAAAAGTGAGTAACAGTGTTTAGGAGACAACCACTGTGTTGTTAGTTTAGCAGTGCTTTATAGCATCTTTGAGAGAACCAAATCAAACGGTAAGTATGTTTTGCACACATGAGGTGGGTTTTAGAAAAATCCTGCTTAATTTCATTGCCATTCGTAGCCGGGTTTTGGATTTTTCCGGGTGCTAAAGTTCATTATGAGTGGCTGAAGTTGTTCTAGATTTATAAGAAGGTATCAGTCTATCCTAAATGCCCCAAAGTATGTGGTCTCTGGGAAGAAGCGCACAACGCCCATATTACTCACGAAGAGTGACAGCCTATCGCCCCTCTCCAGTTTAAACAGCGCCCCCTGGTGGCCGGAGAACAGGCTCCAACCTGAGTCGAAAGGCGGACCTGCGGCGGCTTTGGCGAGAACCGTCGGCTCTGGGTGTGACACTTTCCTCTTGATCAGACAGTGCGTGAACTGTGGGTCAAATCCCAGTCCTGAAGTTTCGAACTGAACCTGAGAGTAAACGAAATAGATGCCGTTCTGCGGCACCATGAGTTCTGCGTCGGGACTGAGGCGCATCGGGCCCTCCTGGCTGCTCTGTCCACCCAGGGCTTCCCAGTTCAGACGCTCCAGTGTGAGCAGGTCGTCCTGGAACTCACCTAGTGATAGGACAGCGATGGGACTGTTATTCAAGCTTTTAAACCATTTATTAATATCACATTCATGTCGGTTTACTTCTATACCAGCCACCAACCTGTTCCCTGCAGGTACTGGTACTGATTCAGCTCCGGCCTGGCACCAACCTGTATTGCAGGTCTGAATATCTGCGTAACGTTGTGTTCtgtaaaacacaccagtaaAAACCACGTCAGTAATTtgttatacaatataataatcaTACAGTGTCTGTGTTTTACCTTCTAAATCGCTCCACAGGGAGTTGTGGACGTCCAGCAAGAGTCTCTGTAGAATAAAACAACATGTCATTCAGCCAGACTGAGAGTTTTAATCTTAAGCTTGTTGATATTTGATGCTGTTCGTGTTTCTTACCTTCTGAGCACTGTTCAGCAGTTCCTGGATCAGTTGGTTGCAGCTCACCACTGCCGGATCTGCTGGATTTACGCCCTCATACAGACACTCGACAGGAAAAAGCTCCTGGTGCAGAGAGTCCCGGGTCTGacaaagtgaaagtaaaagtgaAGTAAATTCCAACAGTGATGCATTATGAGAATATAGGATTGTATCTTCATTAATCCCAAGACTTTTCCTCTATGGCTTGATGTTAAGTGAATGTACAGGAAAAAGAAGATAATGATTGGAAGTGTGATTAGATTGGAAGGAAAGAAAGGCAACAAATGAGGCAGgattgaaaaataaaaacaaatatagaGCGAATAAGagcaaaataacaaaacattaaGACAGACAGTATAGAGGaaagtttaaaacaacaacagaagAGAAAGGTACAAATtctgaaagaaataaagaagaaaaaacagacAAGAAGGACAAGTCATGTGGTCAAGCactggacagaaagaaagaaaatgaaagaccAAATTTACCAAACTAAAAGAaccaatcaataaaaaatagtaCAATTTAACAGTTGGAAGTTCACACTGTTCTTTCACCTGACCTTAATAAtagtttaaaaattaataataaataagtaaataaacgtTTTAATGTGGTTCAGAAAAACTAAGTACATAATTCACATCTTGAGCCAAACAATAAGGTGTGGCACAACCTCAAGAGAACTGTTACTGCATGAAAACCCAGAATGGTCTGAAATTCCTCCTTGGTATTGTGGGTTTCtttaagtgtccacatactttattcAACCCTGGATGTAAATGATTAATCACTTTGTTAAATAAAGAGGTTAAAAGTTAAATACAGTCGTTTGTGTGCTTTTAGTTTATGCAGGATGATGTTTATATCAAAATGAAGATCAGATTCTGATCACACAACAAACAACTGATGCAAAAAATCCTCCTCATTCCAcaggggttcacaaacttttgtgTTGTGTATCCTGTCATCGTGTGGGGTAAATCGTACCGTGTGCAGATCGCAGCTGAACGTGTGGAGCAGTGCGAACATGACCAGGGTCTCCGCTCCCACAATCACTGCCAACAGCAGATAATATCCAGTCCATAGTTTAGTGTCGGCGGTTCTGTTCGGGTTCTGCTCGATCTGATTATAGCAGCtccgactgtgtgtgtgtaagctcatgctgtgtgtgtgtgtgtgtgtgtgtgtgtgtgtgtaagcttatgctatgtgtgtgtgtgtgtgtgtgtgtgtgtgtgtgtaagcttatgctatgtgtgtgtgtgtgtgcaagcttatgctgtgtgtgtgtgtgtgtgtgtgtgtgtgtaagcttatgctgtgtgtgctctgtgtgCAGTTTTATCATGACGAATTGAAAGTGAAAGTTTCTTTAAGTGTAAAAGAAAAGTCGCTCACTGGTCATGTGTCGTTTAGGAACGAGTCGGTTCTTTGAATCGGTTATTTTATGTGCGCATTGGGAGTCGACTCTCTATTAGGctccttttatttattgtatgatgctcaaaatgaataaataaatcactacaTCAGAACCAGAGCAGGTTAGACTGGAACAAgtaaaagaacagcataaaactgTTCATCTGGAGCTTTATGAAGAGGGTTTTCATTGCCGAGAAGCTTCACACAGAGGTGAAAAGTACTGGCAGTGATGTGGTCCAAGAGTCCAAGAGAggatttattatcatttcagctctatacaagtacatactgaaatgaaacaacgttcctccaggacgtGGACCTGGACCAGGGTGCCACAAAGAACAAAAATTGCAAGACTAAAAGTGCACTGGAACACTAGACATTTTACTCGTGTTACTGATTAGACACGAGCATATGATTAATATTCCACTGAATAAACTTTTAATGATCGATTTGACCTCTAATGTGGATGAAAAAACTTTATAAATCACCAATCATCGTCCTAAACACTCCACATCCACCAATGAATGAACTGACTTTATTATGGAAAGTAAAAACAACCAATCAGCGAAGTGTGCGACAAAACCACAGCCAATAGGAGCAGACAAGAGGCGGGCTCTGTGAGCTTATCGGAAACTTGCACGCAAGTCGAAATGACCTGAAGAACGTTCTAGgtgttgtattgtattttgACCCTCTGTAATATCATGCACCCCCTGTTTTCCGGTGAAAATGTCATTGGCTACAAAAGAGCCGCCTTCAATCTGAGGCGAAATAAAGTCTGATTCTTAAGAGGGTCGCGTATATGCCTGATTCAAAGATATATACATTATAATCATTTTTACAagaatttttaatattaaagtaaACGTAACAATAAATTGACCTAATTTCTGATCTTTAACAGAAGTATAAATAAtattgatttaataatttttgtctgtgttcctgttttttctattcatttatttattctattagtcttatatttattaaataaagatactgtcgcctcacagcaagaaggtcctgggttcgatccccaggtggggcggtccgggtactttctgtgtggagtttgcatgttctccccgtgtctgcgtgggtttcctccgaatgctcaggtttcctcccacagtccaaagacatgcaagtgaggggaattggagatactaattatccgtgactgtgtttgatataaacttgtgaactgatgaatcttgtgtgatgagtgactaccgttcctgtcatgaatgtaaccacagtgtaaaacatttaaaatgtttaataaaattctaataaacaaacaaataaagatatttaatacATATTATTTCTTCCTGTACAGTCTACTCTTAAGTAATAATCTTATACAACAAATGCCAAGACCTTGTAGTGATACTAAATACTTGTCTTGTAGATTTTATAGCTCTAACAAATACAATGAAATGTATTATGTAAgtattctattattttttattctattttattttggtCCTGACagaaactaaacaaaaacagactGCACATTATGGAAAAGTAGgcattttatttgtcatatcaCTCATTTGAATTATATTAAATCTTTAAAACAtagcatgtttttattttaatgatcttaGTAAGCTTCTTATTGCTTTGCCTagttatgtttttattaaattttaatcCATTGTTATAGttcatctgcactgtgtattgtattgtctcgcactctttgttctgtattgcattctggtcctggaggaacgttgtttcgttttaatatgtacttgtatagagctgaaattacaataaagtCTCTCTTGAAATTGAACTTAAGCTCTTGAAATGAGTTTTAGAACTAGAGCCTATGTTTTTAATCAGGCACATAAGACGATGCTCTAATAGGTCCTTGGGGTGCAGTTTGTATCGGGAACGCTGTGTGGTAGCACACTAGTGTGGggttgtgtgtgtactgtactgtagtgcaGTGTAGCTGGAGCAGCTTTAGTTtattacagtataaacacacgGTCGGTTTTTGTCATGTTTAAGTGTAACGCGGTCTGGAATAAACTCGCTCCGGTAGCGCGAGCCTCAACCACTCTGTGTCGCCAGACCGGGAAGAGAGCGCGTGAGTGACAGCCGTTACGGTTAGCCGTTAAGCTTAGCCAGCTGTCAGTTAGCAATGCTAATCAGTTAGCTTCAGGTGAAGCTGCTTCTGTGTGAACTTGAGCGCTGGAGCGGATTGTTAGCATTGCAGCTAATCATAATTCTCTCACCGTTCATTCACTTTACAGGCTGATTATTTAACTAAGTGGTTAAATTAAAGATCTTCAGTTCTGGTGTCAAGTTTACAAACACTTGTGTGGGAAAAAGAAAGTGCCCCCTCATGAATACCAACCGTGGAGTTCTGACTAACTtctgtaaacaaacaaataacctCAGATGACatctaataatttaatattgttCCAAAAAAAATGAACCAATTACAATTGTACTaatcagggacagtggtagcttagtggttcagatgctggactagtaatcataaggttgctggttcaagcctcaccgccAGCACTGTTGgtctcctgagcaaggcccttcagcctcaactgctcaaactgtattcagttaactaaatgctgtaaatgtaaatggtggcctagtgggtagagctttgggctatcaactgaaaggtcaagagttcgaatcccagctctgccatgcagccactgttgggcccttgagcaaggcccttaaccctgtctgcttcaggggtgcTGTTCTATGGCTGACCTTGTTCTATGACTACAGTTACTAATCAAACTacactagggttagggttagggttagttcACCTCTGTATAAGCAGAACCTTCAGCAGTTTGCTGATCTGGAGCACGTAGGTGTGTGTCCACATCATGccagcggtccgggtcctttcatgtggagtttgcatgttctccccgtgtcggcgtgggtttcctccgggtgctccggtttcctcccacagtccaaagacgtgcaagtgaggtgaactggagatacaaaattgcccatgactgtgttggatataaccttgtgagctgatgagTAACTCACCGTGTCCGTCATcgatgtaaccgaagtgtaaaacatgccgttaaaatgataataatatgataattgcattttttttgtAGTGCTGAGACATGAGAGGAGGCCGGCGTTCATCCCACAGGCCCACATGTCGTCAGGGCCGCTGGGTGGAGGTGGAGAGAACGCCGCCTACCTTGTGCTGGTGGGAGCTGTGTGTCTGGGCGGAGGCGTCTACGTGAGTAGCAGCAttcctttttcttcttttttttattttcatcagtcgcattatcccggtcagggtcacagtagaGCAGGACCGAAAGCACCCTCTATTTCCAAATATAGCTAATAATGTCTGTGCAGGTAGCCAGTTGGTGGATAGCACGGCTGAGGTTCGATGGCAGGAATTTAGCAGTATTGGGGCTTGATCCAGTTaatcactgagccaccactgttATTAATAACGCCGGTATTATGTCATTAATGAATGCTGATGTTTTATGCCCAGGCGTACCGGACCGTCGCACGAGACCGCGAGAGGTACAACGAACGAATGACCGAGATGACCAACAGGTCAAAGAAAACATCAgaaccagcagcagcagctgcgTTTGTAACGTCAGAGCCGGCGAGAAAAGGTGGGTCACAGGAAACGTGAGTCTGATTTCTCTGTACGGTACTGTGATGAAAAAACAAATGATGAAAACAAttctgtggtgtgtgtttgtgttttccaGATAAAACAGAGTCAAAACCAACAAAAGGTGAGACGTTCTTCATCCCCGTCACCACACGCCCGCCTCTGAACCCTGATAATCCACTTACGGCTAATAATTTCGGCTGCCGGAGTGGATCGTCCTGGTCCGCGTACCATCTTAttgtatccgggcttgggacctgcactcgGGGGTGCGGCCGGGGTATTGAGAAGCATGTAATAAGAACCATGGATCGTTAGGGGAGTGTGGTTGATCAGTTGGGGGTTGTGTAAGTGGCAGCGGATTCACAaatgggaactggaaatgactaaatccGTAGATAAAGGGAGCGCTCAGGTACGCTGTGTGAAGGCTAAGCTGCTCTAACATTCGCTTAGCTTGACTTTAACACGTTAACAGTCTGTTAGCATGAGCACGAGTCAACCGGCTGGTACTAACGACCAGTACTAACGATACAAGTCACACAATCCTCACTTAAATTAGAATCTGGCTTACTTAGACAGTCAGTCTCATCGGGCCCCTGGTCCCCTAATGAGAAAGGTGCAGCAGTGTATTTAAACCTGATCTTTTATTATTAGAAGCTTAATGATCAGGGCTTTGGAGACATGTACGATGCTATTTCATCCATGCTGGGAAAACCAGCCCCACCTGGTAAGGTTCTATAGATGCAAATCCCAAATTCTTGGCGTTTCCCGATGGGTTCAGTTACTGTTCAGTCGCTGAATGACCAAGCGATTTGAGTTTGGGCCTGAATCTGAGCTCATGGACTCACCAGGGGCGTCTGGTTCCACCGTCAGGTTCCTAAACGTGCATGTTGCATGATTCTCGCTACACCCTGTTAACCACGCCCGCTTTGTTTTATTCCACGTCTGTGTCTGTCGGTGGCTCCTCAAACAGCCTCTTAATATTTCTGCCTCATTAAAGTGTTTGTTGATGTAAGTAAGCGTAACATTTTCAGATGTTGGTTTGAGGTGAGAGGGTCTCTGAAGTTGCTCGATCTTGATGTGCTTCTCTCCACCCATCACATCACGTTCCTAACAACACGAACAGTCTCTCGTCTTCGTTCTTCCTCCTGCCTCAGACTAACAGGAATCCTCTTCAGTACGTGTGTTTGGCTTTGTGCATTTCGGGATGTTTTGGGATGGTTTCATGGGCGTGTTTTTTCTTTGCACCCTAAGTTGATGAACCTGTCCTATTCGCTTCTGCCATTGGTGAAGGAAACAGGTTCCATAACATCGGTTGATGTGGGGATGCTCATGGAATCGAAGAACACGAAGATGCCGCCAGCAATATTTTGGCATGATGGGTAATTCAGAACCTCCCTTGAAGTGGAAGGTCCTGCCCAAATGATCGTTGTCATGTTTGTACTTGATTTGTGGAATTAGAACCCGTGGAGGAGGATATCTCAGAACCTTCGGTAGTCAAAATCGTTGAAGCTGTTGAAGAACCTTCTGTAACGGAAGCAGTACCGGAAACATCTCCAGAACCTCCTGTAGAAGAATCAAGAGTGGAAGAAGTTCATTTGGAAGCGTCCGCTCCGGATCCCCCTGCAGTCGTTGCGAGTGGTAAGCTCCATCCCTCCGTACGGAGACCCGAAGATGTGGGTTTCTTTATGATGATGGACCTCATTTGATGATTATTTTGAGAGTTGGTGCTAATTTTCTTCCTCCTGGTGAAAACCCGCAGAGCCGGCTCCTGACGCGGTCGCCGAAAGTGTCCCCGAGTCTCCACCGGTTACCGAACGTGGTAAGAGGCCAGTTTTGACTGGATGGGAACAAACGACGTTACCGATTATTTTTCCACCATTTTTTGCACGATTTTCTCTGTAGGACCAACATTTCTGGCGAGGGATTTTCTTTAAGGGTTCTTTATGGAGTTTGATGGTTGTTTACACTTATGGATTTTTGTTTTCACATATTTGTGTTTACCCTGTTTACCTAAACCCACCCCCCACTTGCTAATGCTAGTTTGTAGAAGTCACTCCTGGTGTGCTGGGTGGATGAATCACTTGGGTGTTTAATGAAATGTGTGATAATGTGTAATGTTAAGCGCTAACGTTAAGGACTCACACATGGGGACAAATTCCCGTTCTCCCAAAACGTTCCCTTTCTTCCCTGTTTGTGTTTCCTCGTCCTGTCGGTCCGTCTGATCTCGTCTAAACCTCTGaccctttttgtctttagctcCTGAACCGGCTCCCGGCGCTGCACCAGTAGAAGCACCCGCCCTCCCCGAGGTCCCATTGGTCCCCGCACACGCCCCCTACCTCCTGATCGGTGGAGGCACGGCTTCGTTCGCAGCAGCGAGGTCCATCCGGGCCCGTGACCCCGGTGCCAGGGTGAGGAACATGACTGTGGACACCCAACCATGATCTTATTAGGCATCCCAGTCAAAATGCATAGACATTAAACGCTCCTTTGTTGTCATAACAGTCTCTACTCTTCTGGACGGCCGACAAACGTAAGCTCAGACGTTGATGTTGGACAAAAAGGCCCGACTCACAGTCCACACTATATTTAGACTTTTGGGTAAAggatcatgctgaaacaggacagGCGGCCCTCCCAAAATACGGCTGCAAagttgtttattttctgttgtttttatatatatctaTAATTAGGgatggaggaaaggggtgtctAGATATTTTTTGGCGTGCAGTTGATTTTAGGAAACTAAATAACACAAATCAGACTAATCAGTCGTTTCACATACGATACGATAAAATAACGGCCAGTAATGTACATTTGGATGTCCGACGTGGTCATTTTACAGCCTCATTCTGtgctcccacctcccaaaattCCAAAATAAAAGCTCTGCTACGTTAGGTTaattgttctgtttgttttttggcTTCTTTTTGTGCAGGTTTTGATAGTGACGGAGGAACAGGACCTGCCCTACATGAGGCCTCCTCTCTCTAAAGAGCTCTGGTTCTCCGACGACCCCGCGGTTACAGAGACCCTTCGCTTCAAACAGTGGAACGGCAAAGAGAGGAGGTGAGTGCCGCG
The DNA window shown above is from Trichomycterus rosablanca isolate fTriRos1 chromosome 26, fTriRos1.hap1, whole genome shotgun sequence and carries:
- the tnfsf10l4 gene encoding tumor necrosis factor (ligand) superfamily, member 10 like 4, with translation MSLHTHSRSCYNQIEQNPNRTADTKLWTGYYLLLAVIVGAETLVMFALLHTFSCDLHTTRDSLHQELFPVECLYEGVNPADPAVVSCNQLIQELLNSAQKRLLLDVHNSLWSDLEEHNVTQIFRPAIQVGARPELNQYQYLQGTGEFQDDLLTLERLNWEALGGQSSQEGPMRLSPDAELMVPQNGIYFVYSQVQFETSGLGFDPQFTHCLIKRKVSHPEPTVLAKAAAGPPFDSGWSLFSGHQGALFKLERGDRLSLFVSNMGVVRFFPETTYFGAFRID
- the nono gene encoding non-POU domain-containing octamer-binding protein translates to MQGNRGGQHNHGQPRQQQNLQHERNQPGMDSNGQHAETGAQASLNSGLTIDLQNFRKPGEKTYTQRCRLFVGNLPTGTTEEEVEKLFSKYGKPSEIFINKDRGFGFIRLETKTLADIAKAELDNTHFRGRQIRVRFATHGAALSVKNLPPFISNELLEESFSLFGPVERAIVIVDDRGRPTGKGIVEFANKPSARKALDRCSDGALLITTFPRPVTVEPMEQLDEEEGLPERMVGKNPQYHKEREQLPRFAQPGSFEYEYAMRWKALMEMEKQQFEQVDRNIKEAQEKLEQEMDSAQHEHQVMLMRQDLLRRQEELRRMEEAHNQEVQKRKQMEMRQEEERRRREDELRAQTEEMLRRQQGAGAFAEKREQDMRMHMGGQGLPMNRNPMGGNATAQAAPNMPNEGTGANPGGLPLPFPRPGPPVDFKRRRF